The proteins below are encoded in one region of Pelecanus crispus isolate bPelCri1 chromosome 4, bPelCri1.pri, whole genome shotgun sequence:
- the UCHL1 gene encoding ubiquitin carboxyl-terminal hydrolase isozyme L1, with protein MAWQPMEINPEMLNKVLSRLGVGPGWRFVDVLGFEEEALGAVPAPACALLLLFPLTEQHENFRKQQTEKIKDQEISSKVYFLKQTVSNSCGTIGLIHAVANNKDKVKLDEGSALKKFLDETADLSPEERAKHFANNKAIQEVHNSVAQEGQCQVEDNSVNFHFILFVHVDGHLYELDGRMPFPVNHGTSSGDLLLKDSAKICRQFTEREKGEVRFSAVAFCKSA; from the exons ATGGCCTGGCAGCCTATGGAGATCAACCCCGAG ATGCTGAACAAA GTGCTGTCCCGCCTGGGGGTTGGCCCCGGCTGGCGCTTCGTGGACGTGCTGGGTTTCGAGGAGGAGGCGCTGGGCGCCGTGCCGGCCCCGGCGTGCGCGCTGCTCCTGCTGTTCCCCCTCACCGAGCAG CATGAGAACTTCAGGAAACAACAGACTGAGAAAATAAAGGACCAAGAAATCAGTTCCAAGGTGTATTTCCTGAAGCAGACAGTCAGTAACTCCTGTGGGACAATTGGTCTGATACATGCAGTTGCTAATAATAAAGACAAAGTGAAGCTTG ATGAGGGGTCTGCCCTGAAGAAGTTTCTTGATGAAACAGCTGATCTGTCTCCTGAAGAGAGAGctaaacattttgcaaataatAAG GCTATTCAAGAAGTCCACAATTCGGTTGCGCAAGAAGGACAATGTCAG GTTGAGGACAACAGTGTGAACTTCCACTTCATCCTGTTTGTCCATGTGGATGGACATCTTTATGAATTGG ATGGGCGTATGCCATTTCCTGTAAACCATGGCACAAGCTCAGGTGACTTGCTATTGAAG gATTCTGCTAAGATCTGCAGACAATTTACGGAACGTGAAAAAGGAGAAGTTCGTTTTTCTGCTGTGGCTTTCTGCAAGTCTGCCTGA